Proteins from one Halovivax limisalsi genomic window:
- a CDS encoding PadR family transcriptional regulator, which yields MYDLTGFQRDLLYVIGGNDEPHGLAIKEELETYYESEIHHGRLYPNLDTLVDKGLVEKGQRDRRTNYYTVTRRGVRELEARREWEGQYVDL from the coding sequence ATGTACGACCTCACCGGATTCCAGCGCGACCTGCTGTACGTCATCGGGGGCAACGACGAACCGCACGGGCTCGCGATCAAGGAAGAGCTCGAGACCTACTACGAGAGCGAGATCCACCACGGGCGATTGTATCCCAATCTCGACACGCTGGTCGACAAGGGCCTCGTCGAAAAAGGGCAGCGAGACCGGCGGACGAACTACTACACCGTCACCCGTCGCGGCGTACGCGAACTCGAGGCCAGGCGAGAGTGGGAAGGCCAGTACGTCGACCTGTAG
- a CDS encoding aspartate aminotransferase family protein has translation MDRDTVEPVVDDVPGSRAQQWAEYHHRFAAPSTYVYEFVWDSTADATGPFCTDVDGNVLLDFTSHVAASPLGYNNPTLQSKLDAIDLPDPTKIAGQDFYVSSDWPPESSEVPGPSELMDRLTQLTDHYDMDTVFLSNSGAEAVENAIKICYARGGHRGVTTEGAFHGRTLGALSLNRSKAVHRKGYPEVPGIVSIPYPSTDEVYESRWRTDGPGGNVLADKLHPERGVIDADELAYVILEPIQGEGGYRPAHPEFARDIEAIRDRYDVAVIADEIQSGLGRTGEFWGVDHLDLTPDVITSAKGLRVGATISRSDVFPEETGRISSTWGAGDLVSSLQGALTIDVIHEENLLQNVRERGRQLTETIVDADLPGVVNVRGPGLMVGVEFDEKGRREAVVEAAMERGLLTLGCGYKTLRLLPPLDVTEREIELGADLLASAVESVAETKPVASADGGT, from the coding sequence ATGGATCGTGATACGGTCGAGCCGGTCGTGGACGACGTGCCGGGGTCGCGAGCGCAGCAGTGGGCGGAATATCACCACCGGTTCGCGGCGCCGAGTACGTACGTCTACGAGTTCGTCTGGGATTCGACAGCCGACGCGACGGGGCCGTTCTGCACGGACGTCGACGGCAACGTGCTGCTGGATTTCACCAGCCACGTCGCCGCGTCGCCCCTGGGCTATAACAACCCGACATTGCAGTCGAAGCTCGACGCGATCGACCTGCCGGATCCGACGAAGATCGCCGGTCAGGACTTCTACGTCAGCAGCGACTGGCCGCCGGAGTCGAGCGAGGTGCCCGGCCCCAGCGAACTGATGGATCGGCTCACCCAGCTCACCGATCACTACGACATGGACACCGTCTTCCTCTCGAACTCCGGGGCCGAGGCGGTCGAGAACGCGATCAAGATCTGCTACGCTCGCGGCGGCCACCGCGGCGTCACCACCGAGGGCGCCTTCCACGGGCGTACCCTCGGTGCGCTCTCACTCAACCGCTCGAAAGCGGTGCACCGAAAAGGCTACCCGGAGGTTCCCGGCATCGTCTCGATCCCCTATCCCTCGACCGACGAGGTCTACGAGTCACGCTGGCGAACCGACGGTCCGGGCGGCAACGTCCTCGCGGACAAACTCCACCCCGAGCGCGGCGTCATCGACGCCGACGAACTCGCCTACGTCATCCTCGAACCGATCCAGGGCGAAGGGGGCTATCGGCCCGCCCACCCCGAGTTTGCGCGCGACATCGAGGCCATCCGCGACCGGTACGACGTCGCCGTCATCGCCGACGAGATCCAGTCGGGATTGGGACGGACGGGCGAGTTCTGGGGCGTCGACCACCTCGATCTCACGCCGGACGTCATCACGAGCGCGAAGGGCCTGCGCGTCGGCGCGACGATCTCCCGCTCCGACGTCTTCCCCGAAGAGACGGGTCGCATCTCCTCGACGTGGGGCGCCGGCGACCTCGTCTCGAGTCTCCAGGGTGCACTCACGATCGACGTCATCCACGAGGAGAATCTCCTTCAGAACGTCCGCGAGCGCGGGCGCCAGCTCACGGAGACCATCGTCGACGCCGACCTGCCGGGCGTCGTCAACGTTCGCGGTCCCGGGTTGATGGTCGGTGTGGAGTTCGACGAAAAAGGTCGACGCGAGGCCGTCGTCGAGGCCGCGATGGAGCGCGGACTGCTCACCCTCGGCTGTGGCTACAAGACGCTCCGGTTGCTCCCGCCGCTTGACGTCACCGAGCGCGAGATCGAGCTCGGCGCCGACCTGCTCGCGTCGGCCGTCGAGTCAGTCGCCGAGACGAAGCCGGTCGCGTCCGCGGACGGCGGGACCTGA
- a CDS encoding A/G-specific adenine glycosylase translates to MSDAAAADALPEETDAVRTALIEWYERDHRAFPWRETDDPYAILVCEVMSQQTQLDRVVDAWEAFLDRWPTVDSLADADRADVVGFWSDQRLGYNNRARYLHEAARQVVSAYDGSFPDSPAELEELMGVGPYTANAVASFAFDAGDAVVDTNVKRVLYRAFDVPDDDEAFEATAGRLMPDGRSRVWNNAIMELGGVACEKTPRCDEADCPWREWCHAYRTGDFTAPDVPTQPEFEGSRRQMRGRVVRALGEHGPLDIDTLGHRVRVDYAPDGDRGRAWLRDLLSDLADDGLVDVDDGDDEGRVRLRR, encoded by the coding sequence ATGAGCGACGCCGCCGCGGCCGATGCCCTGCCGGAAGAGACCGACGCCGTTCGGACGGCGCTGATCGAGTGGTACGAGCGCGATCACCGAGCGTTTCCCTGGCGCGAGACGGACGATCCGTACGCCATCCTCGTCTGCGAGGTGATGAGCCAGCAGACGCAACTGGATCGCGTCGTCGACGCATGGGAGGCCTTCCTCGATCGGTGGCCGACCGTCGACTCGCTGGCCGACGCAGACCGGGCCGACGTCGTCGGCTTCTGGAGCGACCAGCGACTCGGCTACAACAATCGGGCGCGCTACCTCCACGAGGCCGCCCGGCAGGTCGTCTCGGCGTACGACGGGTCGTTCCCCGACTCGCCCGCCGAACTCGAGGAGCTGATGGGCGTCGGCCCGTACACCGCGAACGCCGTCGCGAGTTTCGCGTTCGACGCGGGCGACGCGGTCGTCGATACGAACGTCAAGCGCGTCCTCTACCGCGCATTCGACGTCCCGGACGACGACGAGGCGTTCGAAGCGACGGCCGGACGGCTCATGCCCGACGGCCGGTCGCGGGTGTGGAACAACGCCATCATGGAACTCGGCGGGGTCGCCTGCGAGAAGACGCCGCGCTGCGACGAGGCCGACTGTCCGTGGCGCGAGTGGTGTCACGCCTACCGGACCGGCGACTTCACGGCCCCGGACGTGCCGACGCAACCCGAGTTCGAGGGGAGCCGCCGCCAGATGCGCGGACGGGTCGTGCGCGCGCTCGGCGAGCACGGGCCGCTGGACATCGACACGCTGGGCCACCGGGTCCGGGTCGATTACGCGCCGGACGGCGACCGCGGGCGGGCGTGGCTCCGCGATCTGCTTTCGGATCTGGCGGACGACGGACTGGTCGACGTCGACGACGGTGACGACGAGGGTCGGGTTCGCCTGCGACGGTGA
- a CDS encoding DNA polymerase V family protein, producing the protein MTDEGGSSMAETIVKEAVGMGLESPMRDSILDAVDEAEGRGPSSVLPLVGGALAVGAGIGYLLGTQEVATPRPEGESVPVDLPAKESVAPGEEAGERETDGGGGRLGKLLALLAVAAGVAYLNRRRSESEEGWEPVEEIDSAVDEVGEDVEAAVTGDEEGGGDVSGEEETDEDGDAGMESDDGEETGADETSADEETEE; encoded by the coding sequence ATGACTGACGAGGGCGGTTCCAGCATGGCGGAGACGATCGTGAAAGAAGCAGTCGGCATGGGGCTCGAGTCGCCGATGCGCGACTCGATACTGGACGCCGTCGACGAGGCGGAGGGGCGCGGACCGTCGAGCGTGCTCCCGCTCGTGGGCGGGGCGCTGGCGGTCGGGGCCGGCATCGGCTATCTGCTCGGGACGCAGGAGGTCGCCACCCCGCGGCCGGAGGGCGAGTCAGTCCCGGTCGACCTGCCGGCGAAAGAATCGGTGGCACCGGGCGAGGAAGCGGGCGAGCGCGAGACGGACGGTGGTGGCGGCCGGCTCGGCAAACTCCTCGCCCTTCTGGCGGTCGCGGCCGGGGTCGCGTACCTCAATCGCCGCCGGAGCGAGTCCGAGGAGGGCTGGGAACCGGTCGAGGAGATCGATTCGGCCGTCGACGAGGTCGGCGAGGACGTCGAAGCCGCCGTGACCGGAGACGAGGAGGGAGGGGGCGACGTCTCCGGCGAGGAAGAGACGGACGAAGACGGGGACGCGGGGATGGAGTCCGATGACGGCGAGGAAACCGGCGCCGACGAGACGTCGGCGGACGAGGAAACGGAGGAGTAA
- a CDS encoding DNA-methyltransferase, protein METTHRVVTGDARALETIEDGSVELVVTSPPYPMIEMWDELFAELDPAIGDALEAGDGRAAFDAMHAQLDRVWAEVDRALVEGGIACINVGDATRTIDGTFRVYPNHARILEAFDARGYDLLPDVLWRKPTNSAAKFMGSGMLPPNAYVTLEHEHILIVRKGGGRRSFEPGADRRYEAAYFWEERNRWFSDLWTDVRGELQELPGSPDRERSAAFPLEIPYRLCCMYSAYGDTVLDPFFGTGTTSLAALCAGRHSVGYELDPGFVEHFDDRVDRAPALSSSVTKRRLRRHRSFVADRRADGDSLAYQSVHYDVPVRTKQERQIRFYAVDDVDVEDDGTAVTYRATHEPVGPVDAEIDADDSIDADDAGGSAGSTDRTDSEDAAGTGE, encoded by the coding sequence ATGGAGACGACCCATCGCGTCGTGACGGGTGATGCGCGAGCGCTCGAGACGATCGAGGACGGCTCGGTGGAGCTGGTCGTCACGTCGCCTCCCTACCCGATGATCGAGATGTGGGACGAGCTGTTCGCCGAGCTCGATCCGGCGATCGGCGACGCGCTCGAGGCGGGCGACGGCCGGGCGGCGTTCGACGCGATGCACGCCCAGCTCGATCGAGTCTGGGCGGAGGTCGATCGCGCCCTGGTCGAGGGCGGCATCGCCTGTATCAACGTCGGCGATGCGACGCGCACGATCGACGGCACGTTCCGCGTCTACCCGAACCACGCCCGCATCCTGGAGGCGTTCGACGCGCGCGGGTACGACCTCCTCCCGGACGTCCTGTGGCGAAAACCGACAAACAGCGCGGCGAAGTTCATGGGCAGCGGCATGCTACCGCCCAACGCATACGTCACGCTCGAACACGAGCACATCCTGATCGTCCGCAAGGGCGGCGGTCGACGCTCGTTCGAGCCCGGCGCGGACCGCCGGTACGAGGCGGCGTACTTCTGGGAGGAGCGAAACCGGTGGTTCTCGGACCTCTGGACGGACGTCCGCGGCGAGTTACAGGAACTGCCCGGCAGTCCCGATCGCGAGCGCTCGGCCGCGTTTCCGCTCGAGATTCCGTACCGCCTCTGCTGTATGTACAGCGCCTACGGCGACACCGTCCTCGATCCGTTCTTCGGCACCGGAACGACGTCGCTCGCCGCGCTGTGTGCGGGCCGACACTCCGTCGGCTACGAACTCGATCCGGGGTTCGTCGAGCACTTCGACGACCGCGTCGACCGCGCACCCGCGCTCTCGTCGTCGGTGACGAAGCGTCGGCTTCGACGCCACCGCTCGTTCGTGGCCGATCGCCGTGCCGACGGCGACTCGCTCGCCTACCAGTCGGTTCACTACGACGTCCCGGTGCGGACGAAACAGGAACGCCAAATCAGATTCTACGCGGTCGACGACGTGGACGTCGAGGACGACGGGACGGCGGTGACCTATCGTGCGACGCACGAACCGGTCGGGCCGGTCGATGCGGAGATCGACGCCGACGATTCGATCGACGCCGACGACGCGGGCGGTTCGGCGGGCTCGACCGATCGCACCGATTCCGAGGACGCGGCCGGTACCGGCGAGTAG
- a CDS encoding bifunctional helix-turn-helix transcriptional regulator/GNAT family N-acetyltransferase, whose product MGISDSLAFGHVDRERVYQYVERHGTATLEELESSLSVDPGGLRHHVAILKRDGYLEEDDGTYQVALDAGAEEEYEAESFAFHIRPARQEDLAGIVGAIRQVAEERTYIVAESVADEVDHQEALLRHNELESRMFFVATIEDEVVGWVHLNAPELEKLSHTAELTVGVIEEYRGHEIGSHLLARGLEWAGTNGYERVYNSVPSTNETAVAFLESHGWETEAVREDHYKIDGEYVDEVMMAVSL is encoded by the coding sequence ATGGGAATTTCCGACAGCCTGGCGTTCGGGCACGTCGATCGAGAGCGAGTGTACCAGTACGTCGAACGGCACGGGACCGCCACGCTCGAGGAACTCGAATCGTCCCTGTCGGTCGACCCCGGCGGACTCAGACATCACGTCGCGATACTCAAGCGCGACGGCTACCTGGAGGAGGACGACGGCACCTATCAGGTCGCCCTCGACGCGGGCGCCGAAGAGGAGTACGAGGCCGAATCCTTCGCCTTCCACATCCGACCGGCTCGCCAGGAGGACCTGGCCGGAATCGTCGGGGCGATCCGGCAGGTGGCCGAGGAGCGCACCTACATCGTCGCCGAGAGCGTCGCCGACGAGGTGGACCACCAGGAGGCCCTGTTGCGCCACAACGAACTCGAATCGCGCATGTTCTTCGTGGCGACGATCGAGGACGAGGTCGTCGGCTGGGTCCACCTCAACGCGCCGGAGCTCGAGAAGTTGAGCCACACCGCCGAACTCACCGTCGGCGTCATCGAGGAGTATCGCGGCCACGAGATCGGCTCTCACCTGCTCGCCCGCGGGCTCGAGTGGGCGGGGACGAACGGCTACGAGCGGGTCTACAACAGCGTGCCATCGACGAACGAAACGGCCGTCGCGTTCCTCGAATCCCACGGCTGGGAGACCGAAGCCGTCCGCGAGGACCACTACAAGATCGACGGCGAGTACGTCGACGAAGTGATGATGGCCGTCTCGCTCTGA
- a CDS encoding DUF2267 domain-containing protein produces the protein MQYDEFIGDVQHRAQLDSREAALSTTRATLTTLSERIQPGQAENVGAQLPEEIGRHLEKVDEVESFGWDEFVDRVADREQVGSEDREDVIYRARVVMEVVDEVIPESSMEKLKDQLPAEYEDLFVLQETEATAGPNPEE, from the coding sequence ATGCAGTACGACGAATTTATCGGCGACGTCCAGCACCGAGCACAGCTCGACTCTCGGGAAGCCGCCCTCAGCACGACGCGGGCGACGCTGACGACGCTCAGCGAGCGGATCCAGCCCGGGCAGGCCGAGAACGTCGGTGCGCAACTTCCCGAGGAGATCGGTCGCCACCTGGAGAAGGTCGACGAGGTCGAATCCTTCGGCTGGGACGAATTCGTCGATCGCGTGGCCGATCGGGAGCAAGTCGGTAGCGAGGACAGAGAGGACGTGATATACCGCGCCCGCGTCGTGATGGAGGTGGTCGACGAGGTCATCCCGGAGAGCTCGATGGAGAAACTCAAAGACCAGCTCCCGGCCGAGTACGAGGACCTGTTCGTCCTGCAGGAGACCGAGGCGACGGCCGGCCCGAATCCGGAGGAGTGA